CTTTGTAGTTCTTCGATCAACCTGTCGTTCAATACCCTGATGTAAGTCCCCTTCATCCCCAGGGATTTGGATTCAATAACGCCGGCACTTTCAAACTTGCGCAGTGCGTTTACAATTACCGAGCGGGTAATGCCCACCCGGTCGGCAATTTTGCTGGCTACCAGTACTCCTTCGTCGCCTTCCAGCTGTTCAAAAATATGCTGTACAGCATCCAACTCAGAGTAGGACAGGGTTCCCAGGGCAATCTGTACGGCTGCTTTTTTGCGAGCTTCCTCTTCCATACGGCCGGCCCGGGCGCGTAAAATTTCCATAGCAACCACAGTAGCACCGTATTCAGCCAAAATCAAATCTTCGTCTGTAAAGTTCTGGTTAAACTTAGCCAGAACCAGGGTACCCAAACGAGAGCCTGCCCCCACAATCGGCACCACTGTTGTTACTTTGTTTTGACCCTTGCACTTTTCTTCTTCAAAGAAAACGCAAGCATCATAAGCCTGGCAAAAGTTAGCATGAGTTTCGTTAATGCCTAACAGGCTTTCGTTATACTCCTCCGGAAAACGTTTGGAACCTTCTACAATGTCTTTCATAATGTCACAGGAAAATTGCGGCATAAACTTGTAGCCCAGAGCGCGCCCCCGGCGATCA
This window of the Desulforamulus hydrothermalis Lam5 = DSM 18033 genome carries:
- the codY gene encoding GTP-sensing pleiotropic transcriptional regulator CodY; the encoded protein is MRSLLERTRTINKLLQKSAGYPVDFGEIAEVLSDNIECNCYIIDRRGRALGYKFMPQFSCDIMKDIVEGSKRFPEEYNESLLGINETHANFCQAYDACVFFEEEKCKGQNKVTTVVPIVGAGSRLGTLVLAKFNQNFTDEDLILAEYGATVVAMEILRARAGRMEEEARKKAAVQIALGTLSYSELDAVQHIFEQLEGDEGVLVASKIADRVGITRSVIVNALRKFESAGVIESKSLGMKGTYIRVLNDRLIEELQRLKHN